Proteins encoded in a region of the Gemmatimonadota bacterium genome:
- a CDS encoding 4Fe-4S dicluster domain-containing protein has translation RARMVHVDLTERFRELAVEVELGFDPAQAAAEVERCLNCDIQTHFAAPLCIECDACIDVCPVNCLTITGNGEEADLRGRLMAPADNLDQALYASEPLPQTERIMVKDEDLCLHCGLCADRCPTDAWDMRKFDLLLPYAGRPVEAAHAQV, from the coding sequence CGGGCGCGCATGGTCCACGTGGACCTCACCGAGCGATTCCGTGAGTTGGCGGTGGAGGTGGAGCTCGGCTTCGACCCCGCGCAAGCGGCGGCCGAGGTCGAGCGGTGCCTGAACTGCGACATCCAGACACACTTCGCGGCTCCGCTGTGCATCGAGTGCGACGCGTGCATCGACGTGTGTCCGGTGAATTGCCTCACGATCACCGGCAACGGCGAAGAGGCCGACCTGCGCGGCCGGCTCATGGCCCCCGCCGACAACCTCGATCAGGCGCTCTACGCATCCGAGCCGCTGCCGCAGACGGAACGCATAATGGTCAAGGACGAGGATCTCTGCCTCCACTGCGGACTGTGCGCCGACAGGTGCCCGACGGACGCCTGGGACATGCGCAAGTTCGACCTCTTGCTGCCATATGCGGGCAGGCCCGTGGAGGCCGCCCACGCGCAGGTGTGA